From a single Leptospira levettii genomic region:
- a CDS encoding TolC family protein: MKLFTSFLLLITPIYLSAEGVGFGDLWKRIEENSSARKSKYLEWKAGEIAKDRSDKHWLPRVYADLRTFQTNDPTLNFMGKLSQRSATDADFSTASTRYRPGNFLDSNNQPYTTLNSDTMNLFAKDTLNYPGSHQYSRGTLGMDLPLYEGGSGKTFAAMNEKRSTGLKFEWLAIRDREFAQAGFYYRAIQSLYDYQKRLEQIKKIESRFQSNYSLGNKGNPVGYAGYLALKSIKNQISVLEKQSELQIKDYKDTLYVLSDLPATDLEIVESDLNVFLDTYFKRPVGYERSNQMNAQIKYAEGEKLKAEMEMAKFLPKIGAYSEAYGYQGSRNISNAYQAGVYLQMNLYNPKDMGVVEESKLNAEAALKKIEEKTKEEETHVKSLIQKEVSLKETLELIRESMKFQEEQVINMQRLFQSGAINALQFAETLNKSLELSRVLMETEIALLQVRTEVSIFSKKEDTNESIGRN, encoded by the coding sequence ATGAAACTTTTCACTAGCTTTCTGCTTTTGATCACACCGATTTATCTTTCTGCTGAAGGAGTCGGGTTTGGTGACCTCTGGAAACGAATCGAAGAAAATTCATCAGCAAGAAAATCCAAATATTTAGAGTGGAAGGCTGGTGAAATTGCAAAGGATAGATCCGATAAACACTGGTTACCTAGGGTTTATGCTGATCTTAGAACTTTTCAAACAAACGATCCCACTCTTAACTTTATGGGAAAATTAAGCCAAAGGAGTGCAACAGACGCTGATTTTTCAACAGCTTCCACTCGTTACCGGCCAGGTAATTTTTTAGATTCGAATAACCAACCTTATACGACTTTAAACTCAGATACAATGAATCTTTTTGCAAAGGATACATTGAATTATCCAGGCAGCCATCAATATTCTAGAGGAACTCTCGGAATGGATTTACCACTATATGAAGGTGGATCAGGTAAAACCTTTGCTGCTATGAATGAAAAAAGAAGTACAGGATTAAAATTTGAATGGTTAGCAATTCGAGACAGAGAATTTGCTCAAGCTGGATTCTACTACCGAGCTATTCAAAGTTTATATGATTATCAAAAAAGACTCGAACAAATAAAAAAAATCGAGAGTCGTTTTCAATCCAATTATTCGTTAGGTAATAAAGGAAATCCTGTTGGTTATGCAGGATACCTGGCATTAAAATCGATCAAAAATCAAATCTCTGTATTAGAAAAACAATCTGAGTTACAAATCAAAGATTATAAAGATACATTATATGTTTTATCCGATTTGCCAGCCACTGATTTGGAAATTGTAGAATCAGACTTAAATGTCTTTTTGGATACGTATTTTAAACGACCAGTTGGATATGAAAGATCCAATCAAATGAATGCACAAATCAAGTATGCAGAAGGTGAAAAACTCAAAGCAGAAATGGAGATGGCTAAGTTTTTACCAAAAATCGGAGCCTATTCCGAGGCATATGGATACCAAGGCAGTCGTAATATATCAAATGCCTACCAAGCAGGTGTGTATCTTCAAATGAATCTATACAACCCAAAAGATATGGGAGTTGTAGAAGAATCTAAGTTAAATGCAGAAGCTGCTCTCAAAAAAATAGAAGAAAAAACGAAAGAAGAAGAGACTCACGTAAAATCACTAATTCAAAAAGAAGTATCTCTCAAAGAAACTCTGGAACTCATAAGAGAGTCTATGAAATTCCAAGAAGAACAAGTGATCAATATGCAAAGATTATTCCAGAGTGGAGCAATCAATGCCTTACAATTTGCAGAAACTTTGAATAAATCATTAGAATTATCTCGAGTTTTAATGGAGACCGAAATCGCTCTTTTACAAGTGAGAACGGAAGTATCAATATTTTCAAAAAAGGAAGACACAAATGAATCCATTGGAAGAAATTAG
- a CDS encoding YgaP family membrane protein, with protein sequence MFLASTKTWYLERLVFLIAGVFSLVGVSLGTYVSPWWFLLNLLVGINLVVFSTIGFCPMAILLNKLGVEPKVKD encoded by the coding sequence ATGTTCTTGGCTTCAACAAAAACATGGTATTTGGAGCGATTGGTGTTTCTCATCGCTGGAGTTTTTAGTTTAGTAGGTGTTTCACTTGGAACTTATGTTTCACCTTGGTGGTTCCTTTTGAACTTACTTGTGGGAATCAACTTGGTTGTATTTTCAACCATCGGTTTTTGCCCAATGGCAATTCTTTTGAACAAACTTGGTGTAGAGCCAAAGGTTAAGGATTAA
- a CDS encoding metal-sensitive transcriptional regulator, with translation MSLSENQTKLIHRINRIQGQLEAIKNTIVTEEQDCEKAILLLKAAHQAMKKFGEAYIHEYMDTCFKEKKSTQNIETDVKKAISAAFSL, from the coding sequence ATGAGCCTTTCCGAAAACCAAACCAAACTCATCCATCGCATCAATCGTATCCAAGGCCAACTGGAAGCGATCAAAAATACCATTGTGACAGAAGAACAGGACTGTGAAAAAGCGATCCTACTCCTAAAAGCAGCCCACCAAGCCATGAAAAAGTTCGGCGAAGCTTATATCCATGAATATATGGATACTTGTTTTAAAGAAAAGAAGTCCACTCAAAACATCGAAACAGACGTAAAAAAAGCCATTTCAGCTGCCTTTTCCCTTTAA
- a CDS encoding class I SAM-dependent methyltransferase: MTPFPFSKSPITELPQSPPYYVSNFGYWSGVKQYDQAGIQFLSEFAKQSGLTKKASILEVGSGLGGSLLYWKHIFDAKKLSAINLPGEQSDFAKQLFHENEVKVDPFIEAGWEKMNTLPANTFDFVFSVDAAYHFENFEEFYHQAYRVLKPGGKLVFNIFHSDKNLGIPFPILLKLFLIPPTQMKTAYETEKVIDSIGFTIEKQLDWTIPVIEGFIQNSRQMKLSLRLFGFVLEKIKKVFGLTYHYYVLKK, translated from the coding sequence ATGACACCCTTTCCATTTTCAAAATCCCCCATTACAGAACTTCCGCAATCACCACCTTATTACGTTTCCAATTTTGGTTACTGGTCTGGGGTCAAACAGTACGACCAGGCAGGCATTCAATTTTTATCTGAGTTTGCAAAACAATCTGGGCTTACAAAAAAAGCCTCCATTTTGGAAGTTGGATCGGGCCTGGGGGGGAGTTTACTCTATTGGAAACATATTTTTGATGCAAAAAAACTTTCTGCTATTAATTTACCTGGAGAACAATCAGACTTCGCCAAACAGTTATTTCACGAAAATGAAGTCAAAGTAGATCCTTTTATCGAAGCTGGATGGGAAAAAATGAATACTCTTCCCGCAAACACATTTGATTTTGTTTTTTCCGTCGATGCTGCTTATCATTTCGAAAATTTTGAAGAGTTTTATCACCAAGCCTATCGTGTTTTAAAACCAGGAGGGAAGTTAGTTTTCAACATATTCCATTCTGACAAGAATCTAGGAATTCCATTCCCCATCTTACTTAAATTATTCCTAATTCCACCAACCCAAATGAAAACTGCATATGAAACAGAGAAAGTAATAGATTCCATTGGCTTTACGATCGAAAAACAATTGGATTGGACAATACCAGTCATCGAGGGATTTATACAAAATTCCAGACAGATGAAATTGTCACTTCGTCTGTTTGGCTTTGTCTTAGAAAAAATCAAAAAAGTATTTGGGCTTACTTACCACTACTATGTTCTAAAAAAATAA